One Cucurbita pepo subsp. pepo cultivar mu-cu-16 chromosome LG09, ASM280686v2, whole genome shotgun sequence DNA window includes the following coding sequences:
- the LOC111802034 gene encoding F-box protein SKIP5-like has product MSPPLCGLWQSKLGGRYELSGKEEPEPEPEPEPEPEPEPVPVPVPVPVPVPVPVPKAVISMVQTPTMEVNKHRKLINNLDDGCLMHIFTFLSPIPDRYNTALVCHRWRYLACHPRLWLRVERSIKDLSESGVFPTVEAAVAAARPGDTILIATGGVHSASNIQITKPLCLIGGGELPEETTLFCSRGSESALEFLCTSKLSNLTVKAELGCCLLHRKGRLIIDGCVLQCESNPLDYLSCPIVCTASPDSLSSSSVKGGYTDGVSVSQTRIEGGAKAILTSEDLALQHVRVIYARTALFFWFDVEHKLQ; this is encoded by the exons CTTTGTGTGGGCTATGGCAGTCAAAGCTCGGAGGCCGGTATGAGTTGAGTGGTAAAGAAGAGCCAGAGCCAGAGCCAGAGCCAGAGCCAGAGCCAGAGCCAGAGCCAGTGCCAGTGCCAGTGCCAGTGCCAGTGCCAGTGCCAGTGCCAGTGCCTAAGGCCGTCATTTCGATGGTTCAGACGCCGACGATGGAAGTTAACAAGCACAGGAAGTTGATCAATAATTTGGACGATGGCTGTTTGATGCATATTTTCACCTTCCTTTCCCCCATACCAG ATCGGTATAACACCGCCCTCGTTTGCCACAGATGGCGTTACTTGGCATGTCATCCGAGGCTGTGGCTGCGAGTAGAACGATCTATTAAAGATTTGTCCGAGTCTGGAGTTTTCCCAACCGTTGAGGCagctgttgctgctgctag GCCTGGGGACACCATACTAATTGCAACAGGTGGAGTTCATTCTGCCTCTAACATTCAAATTACAAAGCCACTTTGCCTG ATTGGTGGAGGTGAACTTCCTGAGGAGACAACACTTTTCTGTAGTCGTGGTTCGGAAAG TGCTTTGGAGTTCCTCTGTACCAGTAAACTCTCTAACTTAACAGTGAAGGCAGAACTTGGTTGCTGCTTGCTTCACAGAAAGGGAAGATTAATTATTGATGGATGTGTTCTTCAATGTGAGTCAAACCCTTTGGACTACCTATCATGCCCCATTGTTTGTACTGCAAGTCCCGATAGCCTATCGTCTTCCTCGGTGAAAGGCGGTTATACAGATGGCGTTTCTGTTTCACAAACCCGCATCGAGGGTGGTGCCAAAGCTATCCTAACGAGCGAGGACCTTGCGTTACAGCACGTTCGAGTTATTTATGCTCGAACAGCTTTGTTCTTTTGGTTTGACGTCGAACACAAGTTGCAATAA